The following are from one region of the Actinopolyspora halophila DSM 43834 genome:
- a CDS encoding aldo/keto reductase — MTQRPLGTTGPDVFPLGLGLMGMSDFYGPADTAESHATIDAAIEAGMDLLDTGDFYGSGHNELLLREALRRHDRDRLRLSVKFGAMRDPHGDFVGFDGSPAGVKNSLAQTLQRLGTDHVDIYRPARLDPRVPIEETVGAISEMVEAGHVRHIGLSEVGADTIRRAAAVHPIVDLQIEYSLLSRGIEAEILPTCRELGIGVTAYGVLSRGLLSGRWDRNQSDDPRSRFPRFQGENLDHNLGLVEQLRSVAEEKGADVAQVAIAWVLAKGEDIVPLVGARRRERLNEALGALDLRLAAEDVAAIERAVPAESAAGQRYDEHGMALLDSERGGRDGTS; from the coding sequence ATGACTCAACGCCCCCTCGGAACCACCGGTCCCGACGTGTTCCCGCTCGGCCTCGGCCTGATGGGCATGTCCGACTTCTACGGCCCCGCCGACACCGCGGAGAGCCACGCCACCATCGACGCCGCGATCGAAGCGGGCATGGACCTGCTGGACACCGGCGACTTCTACGGCAGCGGCCACAACGAGCTCCTGCTGCGCGAAGCCCTGCGGCGGCACGACAGGGACCGGCTGCGCCTCAGCGTCAAGTTCGGAGCGATGCGCGACCCGCACGGCGACTTCGTCGGATTCGACGGCAGCCCCGCCGGGGTCAAGAACTCGCTGGCCCAGACCCTGCAACGTCTGGGCACCGACCACGTCGACATCTACCGGCCCGCCCGCCTGGACCCGCGGGTTCCCATCGAGGAGACCGTCGGAGCGATCTCCGAGATGGTCGAGGCCGGACACGTCCGGCACATCGGCCTGTCCGAGGTGGGCGCGGACACGATCCGCCGCGCGGCAGCGGTACACCCGATCGTGGACCTGCAGATCGAGTACTCCCTGCTCTCCCGCGGCATCGAAGCCGAGATCCTGCCCACCTGCCGGGAGCTCGGGATCGGGGTCACCGCCTACGGAGTGCTGTCCAGGGGGCTGCTCTCCGGCCGCTGGGACCGGAACCAGAGCGATGATCCGAGATCGCGCTTCCCCAGGTTCCAGGGCGAGAACCTGGACCACAACCTCGGCCTCGTCGAGCAGCTCCGCTCCGTGGCCGAGGAGAAGGGCGCCGACGTCGCCCAGGTCGCCATCGCCTGGGTCCTGGCCAAGGGAGAGGACATCGTCCCGCTCGTCGGCGCCCGCCGCAGGGAACGGCTCAACGAGGCCCTCGGCGCGCTGGACCTGCGGCTGGCCGCGGAGGACGTGGCCGCGATCGAACGAGCGGTTCCCGCCGAATCCGCGGCGGGCCAGCGCTACGACGAGCACGGGATGGCGCTGCTCGACAGCGAACGCGGCGGCCGGGACGGGACTTCGTGA
- a CDS encoding exonuclease domain-containing protein has product MNDSAPSWADGPLLALDLETTGTDTETDRIVTATLVSVTPGSPAESTSWLADPGIEIPAESTEVHGIDTEHARTHGRPVGSVVAEITEALAAQWSSTTPLIAFNASFDLSLLDAESRRHLGCALPISGPVVDPLCMDRHVDRYRKGKRTLAALCEHHRVQAGEAHTSAGDAIAAARLAWRLAKSYPEQLGEIEPRTLHDQQVDWYRSQTRGFAGYLEKQAGKTDDEAEAERLRTRAAQVRVEAEGWPLRQPALPTTGAGI; this is encoded by the coding sequence ATGAACGATTCCGCGCCGTCGTGGGCCGACGGTCCGCTGCTCGCCCTCGACCTGGAAACGACGGGAACCGACACCGAAACGGACCGCATCGTGACCGCGACGTTGGTTTCCGTGACTCCGGGGAGCCCGGCCGAGTCCACGAGCTGGCTGGCCGACCCCGGGATCGAGATCCCGGCGGAGTCCACCGAGGTTCACGGAATCGACACCGAACACGCCCGCACGCACGGCAGGCCCGTCGGGAGCGTGGTCGCCGAGATAACCGAAGCGCTGGCCGCGCAGTGGTCGTCGACGACACCGCTGATCGCGTTCAACGCCAGCTTCGACCTGTCCCTGCTGGACGCGGAGTCGCGCAGGCACCTGGGCTGCGCGCTGCCGATCAGTGGCCCCGTGGTCGATCCGCTCTGCATGGACCGCCACGTGGACCGCTACCGCAAGGGCAAGCGCACGCTGGCCGCCCTGTGCGAGCACCACCGGGTGCAGGCGGGGGAAGCGCACACCTCCGCGGGTGATGCCATCGCGGCGGCTCGGCTGGCGTGGCGGTTGGCCAAGAGCTACCCCGAACAGCTCGGCGAGATCGAACCGCGCACTCTGCACGATCAGCAGGTCGACTGGTACCGGTCCCAGACGCGCGGTTTCGCGGGATACCTCGAGAAGCAGGCGGGCAAAACCGACGACGAGGCCGAGGCCGAGCGGCTGCGGACCCGGGCGGCCCAGGTGCGCGTCGAGGCCGAGGGCTGGCCGCTGCGGCAACCGGCACTTCCGACCACGGGCGCCGGGATCTGA
- a CDS encoding DUF397 domain-containing protein, giving the protein MTLSQVPGNWRKSSRSSNQTDCVEVGRIGDGAAVRDTKDRGLGYFTADRQQWQAFLDAVKTDRFG; this is encoded by the coding sequence GTGACTCTGTCGCAGGTACCGGGCAACTGGCGAAAGTCCAGCCGATCGAGCAACCAGACCGACTGCGTCGAGGTCGGCCGGATCGGCGACGGTGCGGCGGTGCGCGACACCAAGGACCGCGGCCTCGGCTACTTCACCGCCGACCGGCAGCAGTGGCAGGCCTTCCTCGACGCGGTGAAAACCGACCGCTTCGGGTGA
- a CDS encoding MOSC domain-containing protein: MAEITELVYYPVKGCAGIKLGSADLTPAGLRHDRGFMVVDERGGFRSQRKDPRMAVIRPEIDADGTRLTLHAPDVEPAVIEVDDATTARSEVELHGAGYLGIDQGDSAAEWFSAVLGTRCRLVRVPPEHDRVTNGLTEGTSGYADSCPILVVSEESLRSMNERLTDRGLPALPMDRFRPNIVVAGWREPHTEDLVRRSVSGDVELGYAKLAKRCAVTTVEQTSGRKDGPEPLRVLAEYRRTAGNGVAFGSKFAVLRTGELSVGDEFGVAEWGASEL; encoded by the coding sequence ATGGCCGAGATCACCGAGCTCGTCTACTACCCGGTCAAGGGCTGCGCTGGGATCAAGCTCGGCAGCGCCGACCTGACCCCCGCCGGGCTGCGCCACGACCGCGGCTTCATGGTCGTCGACGAGCGGGGCGGCTTCCGCAGCCAGCGCAAGGACCCCCGCATGGCCGTCATCCGCCCCGAGATCGACGCGGACGGCACGCGGCTGACGCTGCACGCCCCCGACGTCGAACCGGCGGTGATCGAGGTGGACGACGCTACGACGGCGCGCTCCGAGGTCGAGCTGCACGGGGCGGGCTACCTGGGCATCGACCAGGGGGACTCGGCCGCCGAGTGGTTCTCCGCTGTGCTCGGTACTCGGTGCAGGCTCGTGCGCGTCCCTCCGGAACACGATCGGGTGACCAACGGACTCACCGAAGGGACCTCCGGTTACGCGGACAGCTGCCCGATCCTGGTGGTTTCCGAGGAGTCCTTGCGGAGCATGAACGAGCGGTTGACCGACCGGGGGCTTCCCGCGTTGCCGATGGACCGCTTCCGTCCGAACATCGTGGTGGCGGGCTGGCGGGAGCCGCACACCGAGGACCTGGTGCGCAGGAGCGTGTCCGGGGACGTGGAGTTGGGCTACGCCAAGCTCGCCAAGCGCTGCGCGGTCACCACCGTCGAGCAGACCAGCGGCCGCAAGGACGGGCCCGAACCGTTGCGCGTGCTCGCCGAGTACCGGCGCACGGCGGGCAACGGGGTGGCCTTCGGCAGCAAGTTCGCGGTGCTGCGCACGGGCGAGCTCTCCGTGGGGGACGAGTTCGGAGTGGCCGAATGGGGAGCCTCCGAACTCTGA
- a CDS encoding esterase/lipase family protein, producing MRRKLGLLLASVALAAFGFPAVANAAEPNPVVFVHGYSGSASNWTAAEAQFRLSGYSDSQLHSFEYDWSQSNERSAAELAGYVDNVLAETGADKVDIVNHSMGGLVSRWYMKELGGHTDVGHWASLAGANQGTTSASTCLQNASCREMTPGSDFEEQLNSGDRTPGDSEYATWYSACDGVIIPYTNTRVTGADNNRTTCTTHIGFLSDTSTLGEVVDFLEA from the coding sequence ATGCGCAGGAAACTCGGCTTGTTGCTCGCGAGCGTCGCCCTGGCGGCGTTCGGCTTTCCCGCCGTGGCCAACGCGGCGGAACCGAACCCCGTCGTGTTCGTGCACGGGTACTCGGGCAGCGCCTCCAACTGGACCGCGGCCGAGGCCCAGTTCAGACTGAGCGGGTACTCGGACTCCCAGCTGCACTCCTTCGAGTACGACTGGAGTCAGTCGAACGAGCGAAGCGCGGCCGAACTGGCCGGATACGTCGACAACGTCCTCGCCGAGACCGGGGCGGACAAAGTGGACATCGTCAATCACTCCATGGGTGGGCTCGTCAGCCGCTGGTACATGAAGGAGCTCGGCGGCCACACCGACGTGGGCCACTGGGCCTCGCTGGCCGGAGCCAACCAGGGGACCACCTCCGCGAGCACGTGCCTGCAGAACGCCTCCTGCCGGGAGATGACCCCGGGATCGGACTTCGAGGAACAGCTCAACTCCGGTGACCGGACTCCCGGCGACTCCGAGTACGCCACCTGGTACTCGGCCTGTGACGGAGTGATCATTCCCTACACCAACACCCGCGTCACGGGCGCGGACAACAACCGCACCACCTGCACCACGCACATCGGTTTCCTCAGCGACACCTCGACACTCGGCGAGGTGGTCGACTTCCTGGAGGCCTGA
- a CDS encoding Imm1 family immunity protein has product MTTVETGTVVSVLYRRELRHAYTDDEREVLIREITESPPRPVCEVFVWDRPCRFVTDGEPDFPDGRLLVSSAPSIGWGALNYVHPGAPDGRVVDSHNPTAGAGAPVLPLDPDGADFPASASLPLDQVSEAITEYCRTGRRPTCVQWQLGQWY; this is encoded by the coding sequence GTGACCACCGTTGAGACAGGCACCGTGGTGTCGGTGCTGTACCGCCGCGAACTGCGCCATGCCTACACCGACGACGAACGCGAGGTGCTGATACGCGAGATCACCGAGAGTCCGCCACGCCCGGTGTGCGAAGTGTTCGTGTGGGACCGCCCGTGCCGATTCGTCACCGACGGTGAACCGGACTTCCCGGATGGTCGGCTGCTCGTGTCCAGCGCCCCGAGTATCGGCTGGGGCGCGTTGAACTACGTACACCCAGGTGCCCCGGACGGACGTGTGGTCGACTCCCACAACCCCACTGCCGGTGCAGGTGCGCCGGTCCTACCGCTCGACCCGGACGGAGCGGACTTCCCCGCCTCGGCCTCGCTGCCGCTGGACCAGGTCAGCGAGGCCATCACCGAGTACTGCCGCACCGGGAGGCGCCCCACCTGCGTGCAGTGGCAACTCGGCCAGTGGTACTGA
- a CDS encoding DUF5710 domain-containing protein — protein sequence MGERIWLDVPFAEKDAAKATGARWDPAEKRWYAPREGMDALHPWAALPEIPELLPGEDRTFGSGLFVDLVPSTCWFTNVRSCTAPRDWERLRRMITRRAGWRCEICGTAPDAKSRRRLEAHERWHYDATERVQTLRRLICLCDACHTVTHFGLAQVRGLEDSAGRQLCAVTGMSEPEAAEHVAAAFELWSRRSRIEWSLDLSMLTEAGITLRTPPEAERRPDIAARTLGGGTAEG from the coding sequence TTGGGCGAACGGATCTGGCTCGACGTCCCCTTCGCCGAGAAGGACGCGGCCAAGGCGACGGGAGCACGCTGGGATCCCGCGGAGAAGCGCTGGTACGCCCCGCGCGAGGGCATGGATGCCCTGCACCCCTGGGCCGCCCTGCCGGAAATTCCCGAGCTGCTGCCCGGCGAGGACCGAACGTTCGGTTCCGGGCTGTTCGTCGATCTCGTGCCCAGCACCTGCTGGTTCACCAACGTGCGCTCGTGCACGGCTCCGCGGGACTGGGAGCGGCTGCGCCGGATGATCACCAGGCGCGCCGGGTGGCGGTGCGAGATCTGCGGTACCGCTCCGGACGCGAAGTCCCGGCGCAGGTTGGAGGCGCACGAGCGGTGGCACTACGACGCGACCGAGCGCGTCCAGACGCTGCGCAGGTTGATCTGCCTGTGCGACGCCTGCCACACCGTCACCCACTTCGGGCTGGCCCAGGTGCGCGGGCTCGAGGACTCGGCCGGACGACAGCTGTGCGCGGTCACCGGCATGAGCGAGCCCGAGGCAGCGGAGCACGTGGCGGCGGCCTTCGAGCTCTGGTCCCGCAGGTCGCGAATCGAGTGGAGCCTGGACCTGAGCATGCTGACCGAGGCCGGGATAACGCTGCGCACGCCGCCGGAGGCCGAGCGACGACCGGACATCGCGGCGCGGACGCTGGGCGGCGGCACCGCGGAGGGATAG
- a CDS encoding helix-turn-helix domain-containing protein has protein sequence MAETTNPAPRAYLLGSELRHARTQARMTMRDLAARLDLSHSVIVRWENGSRVPSSDSVSAMCAVLGLSGAERDRLAEMAREAANEPVNTVSVGSTGEQDQLAALLEYERNAVTITNVSSVLMPGLTQTSDYVRAIVGTESHDVDKWVNMRLGRKDTITRRRDPAHYVAFLLEAVLHQQIGDRETHIDQLHHLSELGQRDNVEIRVIPATAGWTPAHTGPFVLLEFAKADPVVHLEHHRSSATLRDSDDVTAYLEARDLLAKTAMTPEDSIEHIAAVANRLENTA, from the coding sequence ATGGCCGAGACCACGAATCCGGCGCCGCGTGCCTACCTGCTCGGCTCTGAGTTGCGTCACGCACGCACACAAGCCCGAATGACGATGCGCGACCTCGCGGCGCGCCTGGATCTGTCGCATTCGGTGATCGTCAGGTGGGAGAACGGTTCACGGGTGCCGTCCTCGGACTCGGTGTCGGCGATGTGCGCTGTTCTGGGGCTTTCCGGCGCGGAACGAGACCGTTTGGCCGAGATGGCAAGGGAGGCGGCCAACGAACCAGTGAACACCGTCTCGGTGGGATCAACCGGCGAGCAGGATCAACTCGCGGCACTGCTGGAGTATGAGCGCAACGCTGTCACGATCACCAATGTGTCCTCGGTCCTCATGCCGGGACTGACCCAGACCTCGGACTACGTCCGGGCCATCGTGGGCACCGAGAGCCATGATGTCGACAAGTGGGTCAACATGAGGCTGGGGCGCAAGGACACCATCACCCGGCGGCGCGACCCCGCGCACTACGTGGCATTCCTCCTGGAGGCTGTGCTGCACCAGCAGATCGGCGACCGGGAGACCCATATCGACCAGCTACATCATCTGAGCGAGCTGGGACAGCGCGACAACGTCGAGATTCGTGTGATCCCGGCGACGGCCGGATGGACCCCGGCACACACCGGGCCGTTCGTCCTGTTGGAATTCGCCAAGGCCGACCCCGTCGTGCACTTGGAGCACCACAGATCCAGTGCCACGTTGCGCGACTCGGATGACGTAACAGCGTACCTCGAAGCGAGAGACCTCCTCGCGAAGACGGCGATGACCCCGGAGGACTCGATTGAGCACATCGCCGCAGTGGCCAACCGATTGGAGAATACAGCGTGA
- a CDS encoding DddA-like double-stranded DNA deaminase toxin gives MSHVEELGNTLGGMLGRVPPEQLHQARAWIEEYALPTLAEIGQGSTSPDLAEAVALLERARDLIDDVLALSNNTRTHLINYLAELGLNTDQPPPSLPHPSTLPRVPTDTARDRSWIDQIRERLPEHTGGQTTGLVHDQDGNELQVNSGRDPKLSEQARLILHNSELFPTDDRGEPTVTMHVEVKYALMMRKAGQTYGVVVLNNELCRGCEKAVPGILPQGATLVVWHPGTPETITLRGKARP, from the coding sequence ATGTCCCACGTGGAGGAACTGGGCAACACCCTCGGCGGGATGCTCGGACGAGTACCCCCGGAACAGCTGCACCAGGCACGGGCCTGGATCGAGGAATACGCCCTGCCCACTCTGGCCGAAATCGGCCAGGGCAGCACCTCGCCCGACCTGGCCGAGGCCGTGGCGCTGCTCGAACGGGCACGCGATCTCATCGACGACGTGCTCGCCCTGAGCAACAACACCCGAACCCACCTGATCAACTACCTCGCCGAACTCGGCCTCAACACCGACCAGCCCCCGCCCAGCCTGCCCCACCCCTCGACCCTCCCGCGAGTGCCTACCGACACGGCCCGGGACCGCTCGTGGATCGACCAGATCCGCGAACGACTACCCGAACACACCGGCGGGCAGACCACCGGACTCGTCCACGACCAAGACGGCAACGAACTTCAGGTCAACAGTGGGCGGGACCCGAAACTATCCGAGCAAGCACGGCTGATCCTGCACAACTCCGAGCTGTTCCCTACCGACGACCGCGGCGAACCGACCGTGACGATGCACGTTGAGGTGAAATACGCGCTCATGATGCGGAAAGCAGGGCAGACTTATGGCGTCGTGGTCCTCAACAACGAACTCTGCCGAGGATGTGAGAAGGCCGTACCGGGAATCCTGCCGCAAGGGGCCACCCTGGTGGTGTGGCACCCCGGAACTCCCGAAACGATCACGCTGCGAGGAAAGGCCAGACCGTGA